From one Micromonospora siamensis genomic stretch:
- a CDS encoding 5-oxoprolinase subunit B family protein has product MRIRPVGAYALLLDCDDPDQVEAWRAELCRRRDAGELSAVEIVPAARTVLLDGVPDPERAAARIAGWTPAPVTTTATAGQVDVPIVYDGEDLPVVAGHWGVGVPEVVQRLRDTEFRVAFCGFAPGFAYLTGLPAALAVPRLATPRPRVPAGSVALAGPYAGIYPGASPGGWLLVGRTTLTLFDVHADPPARLTPGTRVRLVDA; this is encoded by the coding sequence ATGCGGATCCGTCCCGTCGGCGCGTACGCGCTGCTCCTCGACTGCGACGACCCGGACCAGGTGGAGGCGTGGCGGGCCGAGTTGTGCCGCCGCCGCGACGCCGGTGAACTGAGCGCCGTCGAGATCGTCCCGGCCGCGCGTACCGTGCTGCTCGACGGGGTGCCCGACCCCGAGCGGGCCGCCGCCCGGATCGCCGGCTGGACGCCCGCGCCGGTCACCACCACGGCCACCGCCGGTCAGGTCGACGTGCCCATCGTGTACGACGGGGAGGACCTGCCCGTCGTCGCCGGTCACTGGGGGGTCGGGGTGCCGGAGGTCGTCCAGCGGCTGCGGGACACCGAGTTCCGGGTGGCGTTCTGCGGCTTCGCGCCCGGGTTCGCGTACCTGACCGGACTGCCGGCGGCGCTCGCCGTGCCCCGGCTGGCCACCCCGCGGCCCCGGGTGCCGGCCGGGTCGGTGGCGCTCGCCGGCCCGTACGCGGGCATCTATCCGGGCGCGTCCCCCGGCGGCTGGCTGCTGGTGGGCCGGACCACGCTGACCCTCTTCGACGTGCACGCCGATCCGCCTGCCCGGCTCACCCCGGGCACCCGGGTCCGGCTGGTGGACGCGTGA